The proteins below come from a single Euleptes europaea isolate rEulEur1 chromosome 5, rEulEur1.hap1, whole genome shotgun sequence genomic window:
- the RAB11FIP2 gene encoding rab11 family-interacting protein 2 isoform X2 translates to MLAEQTQKWFPTHVQVTVLQARGLKPKGKGGTNDTYTIIQLGKEKYSTSVAEKTLDPVWKEEASFELPGLLMEGNSEKYILCLIVMHRSLVGLDKFLGQVAINLNDIFEDKLRRKTEWFSLESKQGKRTKDRGDIKVNIQFMRNHMTASMFDLSMKDKTKSPFAKLKDKMKGRKTDGTLLDTSSAIIPSTHTPETNAVTSLSDIQLKSKPKKPFLLGPQRLSSAHSMSDLTGPQVSSEKIKSGAVGNPYLFRRQLESVGSVDESGNLKSPHRRTLSEDTTKVNRLDSAADDSESSFGVQNDPFTNVSASLPQKFATLPRQKNPFEENPVSWDQNAGLFSKTHGIKKDIKKEKKEKVSLFERVTGKKDSKRSERLSNGGSDASTDLKSPSAFGENHQGSFDFDPTNPFTSSFKPTNVLSSSRMEILLMLLWGIVI, encoded by the exons ATGCTGGCAGAACAAACCCAGAAGTGGTTCCCCACCCACGTGCAGGTCACGGTCCTGCAGGCCAGAGGCTTAAAGCCCAAGGGCAAAGGGGGCACAAATGATACCTACACAATCATACAACTGGGAAAGGAGAAGTACTCCACCTCGGTGGCAGAGAAGACCCTGGACCCTGTGTGGAAAGAAGAGGCCTCCTTTGAATTACCTGGCTTGCTGATGGAAGGAAATTCAGAGAAATACATTCTCTGCTTGATAGTCATGCACAGGTCTCTTGTGGGTCTTGATAAATTTTTGGGACAAGTGGCAATAAATCTGAATGATATCTTTGAAGACAAGCTAAGAAGAAAAACAGA GTGGTTTAGCCTAGAATCTAAGCAAGGAAAAAGAACTAAAGACAGAGGAGACATAAAGGTCAATATACAGTTTATGAGGAACCACATGACAGCAAGTATGTTTGACCTGTCAATGAAGGACAAAACTAAATCTCCTTTTGCTAAACTAAAGGACAAAATGAAGGGACGCAAGACTGATGGGACACTTTTGGATACGTCTTCTGCAATCATTCCAAGCACTCACACTCCAGAAACAAATGCTGTAACTTCCCTTAGCGATATACAGTTAAAATCAAAACCAAAAAAGCCTTTCCTTTTGGGACCTCAGCGACTGTCATCAGCCCATTCAATGTCTGATTTAACTGGACCTCAAGTGTCTTCAGAAAAAATTAAATCTGGCGCAGTTGGCAATCCGTACCTTTTCAGACGTCAGCTAGAGTCTGTTGGTTCCGTGGATGAAAGTG GAAATCTAAAATCTCCACACAGACGGACATTAAGTGAAGACACAACTAAAGTGAATCGGCTTGACAGCGCAGCAGATGACAGCGAGTcttcttttggggtgcagaatgACCCTTTTACAAATGTGAGCGCCTCCTTGCCTCAGAAGTTTGCAACGCTGCCGAGACAGAAGAACCCCTTTGAAGAGAACCCTGTCTCGTGGGACCAAAACGCAGGCCTGTTTTCAAAAACTCACGGAATAAAAAAGGACattaagaaagagaaaaaggagaaggtGAGTCTTTTTGAAAGAGTCACCGGGAAAAAAGACAGTAAGCGGTCTGAAAGACTTAGCAATGGAGGATCAGATGCCTCCACTGACTTGAAATCGCCCAGTGCATTTGGTGAAAATCATCAAGGCAGCTTTGATTTTGATCCGACTAATCCCTTTACGAGCAGCTTCAAGCCGACAAATGTGCTGTCATCTTCTAG